The stretch of DNA GAGCACGCCGAGTTGAGCGAGATGCGCGAGGTTGATCTTGCCGATTTCGACGTGATCTGGCTGCGCCAGGATCCGCCCTTTGACATGCATTACATCACGTCGACCCACCTGCTGGACCGCCTGAAGGGTGACGCCGTTGTGGTCAACGATCCGTTCTGGGTCCGGAACTATCCCGAAAAGCTGCTGGTTCTCGATTTTCCCGACCTGACCCCGCCGACGACAATTGCGCGCGATCTGGACACCATCAAGGCGTTCAAGGCCAAGCATGGCGATGTCATCCTGAAGCCGCTCTATGGCAATGGCGGTGCAGGTGTGTTCCGCCTGGATGCCAATGACCGCAACCTTACCTCGCTGCACGAGCTTTTCACCGGCTTCAGCCGCGAGCCTCTGATTGTGCAGAAGTTTTTGCCGGACGTCTCGAACGGGGACAAGCGGGTGATCCTTGTGGATGGCGACCCCGTTGGCGCCATCAACCGTGTACCCGCCGAGGGCGAGACACGGTCGAACATGCATGTGGGCGGACGTCCGGAAAAGATCGGCCTGTCCGATCGTGACCGCGAGATCTGCACCGCCATCGGGCCGCTGCTCAGGGAAAAGGGCCAGGTGTTTGTCGGCATCGACGTCATTGGCGACTACCTGACCGAGATCAACGTGACCTCGCCCACCGGCATTCAGGAGCTGGAACGTTTTGATGGCGTGAACATTGCCGAGAAGATCTGGCAGGCGATCGAGGCTAAAGTCGTTTGAGCCTCTTGCGACCTATCCTGAACCAGTACCTGCGGCTGACGGAAAAGCCGCATATGCGCCGCGCGCGGCACCCCGAAGACCTACGCCGCAGCTTTGAAGCCAAAGCGCGCCTGTTTTTTCATGCGCCGTGGTCGATGCGGTTGGAATGGGGCACGTTGGCCGGGGGCGATGCGCTTTGGACCAGGCCACGCCGTGAGGCGAGTAACGTCACCATCCTTTACTTCCACGGTGGAGGCTATGTGTTCGGATCGCCCCGTACGCATGGTGCGATGCTCGCGTCGTTGGCTCATCGTGCCGCGGCGCAGGCGGTGCTGCCCTGCTATCCGCTGGCGCCCGAGCATCCCTTTCCCGCAGCCGTTGATCATGCGCGCGCGGTCTATGACGCATGTCTGGCGACGGGTGGGCCTGTGATCATTGGCGGCGATAGTGCAGGGGGCGGTCTCGCGCTGTCGCTGCTTGTGTCTTTGCTGACGGACGCCGCGCCGCTGCCTGCCGGTGTTTTTGCTTTTTCACCGCTGACCGATCTGACCTTTTCCGGGACCAGCATTCGCGACAATGCGCAGTCCGAGGTTATCTTGCCCGCCGAGCGCGTGGACGAGATGGCGGATATGTATCTTGCCGGTGCGGATCCGACAGATCCGCGTGCGAGCCCACTGTTCGGAGATTTCACCGGTGCGCCCCCCGTTTGGATCACGGCGGGCGACACAGAGATCCTGCGCGACGACAGCCGACGCATCGTGCTGCGGATGGAGGAGCAGGGCGTGTCAGTCACTTATGTCGAAGAACGGGACCTGCCGCATGTCTGGCCCATATTTCACAACACGCTGCCTGAGGCACGGCAAACGCTGATGGCGCTTGCTGCTTGGATCGAGGCTCAGACCGGGGCGAGTGCGCCAACCCGGTAGCTCACCGCCTCGGCCACGTGGGTTTTGCGCACGTCCTCTGCACCGTCGAGATCGGCAATGGTGCGCGCGACCCGCATCACGCGGTGGTAGCCGCGTGCCGACAGGCCAAAGCGGTCGGCCACTTTGGTCAGCAGCGCGCGTCCCTCCGCATCTGGTGCTGCGAAGTCATCTAGCGCACCGCCCGACAGGTCGGCGTTGCTGCGCATGCCTGTACCGTCGAGCCGTGCGGCCTGCACCTTGCGTGCTGCTTCGACGCGGGCCGCAACCGCCGCAGAGCTGTCGCCGGTGGCGGGCAGATCGAGGTCGGAATAGGTCACAGGCGGCACATCGACCCGCAGGTCGAACCGGTCCATCAGTGGGCCAGAGATGCGGCCCAAATAGTCGTCACCACAGGCTGGCGCGCGTCCGCAGGCGCGCGAAGCGTCGGACAGGTAGCCGCATTTGCAGGGGTTCGCCGCGGCCACCAGCATGAAGCGGCAGGGGTATTTGATGTGGTTGTTCGCGCGTGCGACCATAACCTCGCCCGTCTCAATGGGCTGGCGCAGGGTTTCGAGTACCGTGCGCGGGAATTCGGGAAACTCGTCCATGAACAGCACACCATTGTGCGCGAGTGAAACCTCGCCCGGTTTGGCCCCGCGCCCGCCGCCGATGATGGCGGCCATGGACGCGGTGTGGTGCGGTTCGCGAAAGGGCCGGTCCATGGAGATGCCGCCCGCGTCAAGCAGCCCCGCCAGCGAGTGGATCATCGAGGTTTCCAGCGCTTCCATCGCGGAGAGCGGGGGGAGGATGCCGGGCAGGCGTGCGGCGAGCATCGACTTGCCGGAGCCCGGTGTCCCGACCATCAGGAAATGGTGCCGCCCTGCGGCAGCCACTTCCATGGCGCGTTTGGCGCGTTCCTGCCCCTTGACGTCGCGCAGGTCCGGCAGGCCCGTGCCGCTCGCGATCCGTCCGGCCTTGGCCGGCTCCAATGGCACCTGGCCGGTATAGTGGCGCACGACATCGCCAAGGGACGCCGCGGCGATCACCTTGGTGGCATCGACCCACGCCGCTTCGGCACCGGAACCCGCAGGGCACAGCAGTCCGCGGTCCTGCTCGGCGGCGGCCATGGCGGCGGGCAGGGCGCCAAGAACCGGAACCAGCGTGCCGTCCAGGGACAACTCGCCAAGAGCCACCGTGCCTTCAACCGTGTCCTCCGGCAGAATGCCGAGCGCGGCCAGCAGGGATAGCGCGATTGGCAGATCGAAATGCGACCCCTCCTTGGGCAAATCGGCGGGCGACAGGTTGATGGTGATCCGCTTGGAGGGCAGCGCGATGGACATGGCCGTCAGCGCCGCGCGCACCCGGTCGCGCGCCTCTGACACGGCCTTGTCCGGCAGGCCCACGATCGAAAACGCGGGCAGGCCCGGCGTCATGGCGCATTGCACCTCGACCTCGCGCGCGTCGACGCCCTGAAATGCCACCGTGTAGGCGCGTGCCACCATGTCTCCACCTCTTCAAAGATGGTTAATGGCTAGCGACCCGCGGTTTACGATTGGTTAACGGCGGAGATGTGTGCGCCTCGGGGCCGTGCATATTTTTGGAACAATGAAGGGGATGCCCGGCGCGTCAGGCTGGCCAAGGTTCTTTTGGCAAGTCCATTTCGTAGGGGAACGGGTCGTATGTCACCTTTAACCCCTCGGTGCGCCACGCCTTGAACGCCGGGTCGGTGATCGCGGTTTGGCAGTAGCTGCGCGCGGCGTCCGATACCGGCAAATCATAGCCTACGATGCGTGCGCAGACCGGGGCATAGAAAACGTCCGCCAGTGAGTATGTCCCGAACAACCAGGGTCCGTCTATTTTGAACTTGGCCGCATGTGCCCAGAGTGTTTCGATGCGGTCCAGATCCATCTGCACCGCGTCCGATACGGCAAAGCCCTTGTTCACGTGGTTGAGTTGCATCGGGCAGGCGCCGCGCAGCGCTGTGAAGCCTGCCACCATTTCGGCGCACAGCCATCGGGCTGTGGCGCGTGCGCCGGGACCCTCAGGCCAAAGCCCGGCCTCTGGATGCCGTTCGGCAAGGGTTTCGGCCATGGCCAGGCTTTCGCCTACCACAGTTCCGTCGGGCAGTTTGAGCGCCGGGACCAGGCGGGCGGGGGCCAGCGGGGCCATGTCATCGGCCATGGTGCCGGAATAGAGGCCAATCATGTGCGTGCGGTGGGGCAGGCCGAATTTCTCGAGCATGAGCCAGCCGCGCAGCGACCAACTCGAAAAGGTGCGGTCGCCGATATAGAGGTCGTAGGTCATGCGCGCGAGGCTAGGCGCAGCCGGGCGCATTTGCCCAACGCTGATTTGTGAGGACTGCAATCACGGAGCGTGATTGATGCGCTCTGCTGTGCCCTGTGCGCGGTTCAGCGTGGTGACCGACAAGGGGTCGATCTTGTGGCCCAGCACCTTTTGCGCGGTGAGGCCCAGCACCGCTTGCACTTGCGTCAGGATCACGCCGAAATGGGCAACGGCGATGATGTCGCGGCCGGGATGTGCCGATTCGATCCGGCGCACGGCCATCGCCACCCGGGCGGCAGAGGTGTTCCAGCTTTCGCCGCCGGGCGGGGTGTGATCGCCTGGGTTCTCCCAATACGCACGGCTGAGTTCGGGGTGCCAGTCTGCTACTTTTGAAAAATGCACGCCGTCCCAGACCCCGAAGTGAAATTCGCGCAGGGCCGGATCATGTGGCAGGCGCGTGCGGTTGCCTTGGATCGCGCTGGCCGTGTTGATCGACCGGGCCAGGTCGGAGGACACGATCAGCGCGTCATCCGGCAAATGCGCCGCCAGTCGGGCGATGGCGCCTGTGTCGGTCAGGTCGGCGTCGACATCGCGCCAGCCGGTGAATGTCTTTTGATGCGTCGGCCCGTGCCGCACCCAGTGCCATGTGGTCATGGTGCGTCGCCCTTGCGCAATTGCGGCAGCCCGGCCAGCACATGCCAGACCGTATCGGCTTGTGCTGCCAGCGCGATGTTGAGCCGTCCCTGCGCCTCGCGAAACCGACGGGCCAGCGCGTTCTCGGGCACGATCCCCTGGCCGACCTCATTCGTGACCACCACGACCGGCGCCGCGCACGCGTTCAGGGCATTCAGCAGCGCGGTTTGGCCTGCGATCACGTCGGCCTCGTCCATCATCAGGTTTGTCAGCCACATGGTTGCGCAATCCAGCAATACCGATTGATCCTTGGTCGCCGAGGCGAGGCCAGCCGCCACACCGTTTGACGCATCAACTGTCACCCATTCTGTCCCGCGCCGCGCCGTGTGCAGATCAACCTTGGCTTGCATTTCATCATCCCAGATCCGGCAGGTGGCAAGGTAAACTGGACTTAAGCCGCTGTTTAAGATCAGAGATTCCGCCCACTGCGATTTGCCCGAAGCGGCGCCTCCTAGGACGAGGGTCAGTGCAGGCAACATTTTTTCATCTCAAGAGTGAACCGATCGGCAGTTTGACGCGTAAACAGAATAAGTGCGCTAAACAAGCATAACCATCCAGGGGGATGACACATGGCATTGGATAACGTTCGGGACATGTCGCTGTCGCGCACAGCGATGAAGGCCGAATTGCTTGATGCAGAGACAGAGCTGCGGCTGGCATATGCCTGGCGGGACGAGCGGGATGAAGCCGCCCTGCACCGTCTGATCACTGCTTATATGCGCCTTGCGATTTCGATGGCATCGAAGTTCAAGCGCTATGGCGCCCCCATGAACGATCTGATCCAGGAGGCCGGCTTGGGCCTGATGAAGGCTGCTGACAAGTTTGATCCGGACCGTGGCGTGCGCTTTTCCACCTACGCCGTGTGGTGGATCAAGGCATCCATTCAGGATTACGTCATGCGCAACTGGTCCATGGTTCGCACCGGTTCCACGTCGTCGCAGAAATCTCTGTTCTTTAACATGCGTCGCGTCCAAGCCCGGCTTGAACGCGAAAGTGCCGCCGCAGGTGAAACGCTGGACAAGCACCAGTTGCGCCAGATGATCTCGACAGAAATTGGCGTACCCCTGCACGATGTTGAGATGATGGAGGGACGGCTCAGCGGATCGGACTATTCGTTGAACGCCACGCAATCCGTGGATGACGAGGGTCGCGAGTGGATCGACGCGCTGGAAGACGACAGCACGCAAGCGGCTGAAAAGGTTGAGCATTCGCATGACACCGAGCAGTTGCGCGAATGGCTTCTGACGGCGCTGAATGGCCTGAACGAACGCGAACGCTTTATCGTGCGCGAGCGCAAACTGCGCGAAGACCCCCGCACGCTGGAAAGTTTGGGTCAAGAGTTGAGCCTGTCCAAAGAGCGGGTGCGCCAACTGGAGGCGGCTGCGTTCACAAAGATGCGCAAGGCACTGGAAAACCAGAGTCGCGAGGTGCATCATTTTCTCGTATGAGGTTGATGTATAAAACTACGATGATTGCCGCCGTTGTGACTATGTCCACGGCGGCAATGTCGTTTTCGGCGACAGACTGGGCAGATTTCGACGGGGATCTTCTGATCCTCGGGGAATTTCACGACAATCCAACCCATCATGCCGAACAGGCAAAGGCACTGCGCGCAGTCGATCCCAAGGCGGTCGTGTTCGAAATGCTGACGCCGAAGGAGGCTGAGGCTCTGGCCGTCACGCCTCGCGACCCGGACAGCATGATCGCGGCGACCGACGGGTTTCATTGGTCCAATATCGCTGACTACGCTGACGTTCTTGCGGCAAGCGCGGTGATCGTCGGCGCGGCCTTGTCTCGCGACGACATGCGCGGCGCTTTCACCGATGGTGCGGCGGCGGTGTTTGGGCCGCAGTCCGGAGCATATGGCCTGACCGACCCGCTGCCCGAGGATGAGCAGGCAACCCGCGAACTGGCCCAATTCGATGCTCATTGCGAAGCCATGCCGCTCGAGATGATGGGCGGTATGGTTGCGGCGCAGCGGCTGCGGGATGCGGCCTTTGCTCGAACGGTGATTGACGCGCTCGACACCTACGGCAGCCCGGTTGTGCTGATCACCGGCAACGGGCACGCGCGGATGGATTGGGGTGTGCCGCTCTATATCTCGCGGGTGCGGCCAGAGCTTGATGTGACAAGCGTCGGGCAGGGCGAACGCCAGGAACCGCCTGAAGGTGTTTACTCGTGGACCTTGAATGGCGCCGCCAGCCCCGATCGCGGGGATCCTTGCGCTGTGTTCAACAAGACAGACTGATCCTCCTTCACTTTGCCAGATAAACTCCGGGGAGCCCGCAGGGCGGGGGCAGGCCCTCTCCTCACTCTGGCCCTCGCGCGGCTCTGCGCTTATGGTCTCACTGACCAAAGCCAGCCGGACGCGCCAACATGCTGCAAGACAAACGTATTTTGCTGATCCTGACAGGCGGGATCGCGGCCTATAAGGGGCTCGATCTCATCAGACGGCTGCGCGAGCGCGGTGTGGCTGTCACGCCGGTCCTGACCCGCGCGGCAGAGCAGTTCGTGACGCCCCTGTCGGTGTCCGCGCTGGCCGGGGAAAAGGTTTATCGCGATCTCTTTGACCTTACGGAAGAGGCCGAGATGGGGCATATCCAACTGTCCCGCTCTGCCGATCTGATCCTCGTGGCGCCAGCGACGGCGGATATCATTGCGAAAATGGCGCAGGGGCGGGCGGATGATCTGGCCTCGACCTTGCTGCTGGCCACTGACACCCCCGTAATGATCGCCCCCGCAATGAACGTGCGCATGTGGGATCATCCCGCGACGCAGCGCAATCTGGCGCAGATTGCGGGTGACGGCGTGGCCGTTGTCGGACCGAATGATGGCGACATGGCCTGTGGCGAGTTCGGGCCGGGGCGTATGTCGGAGCCGCTGGAGATTGTCGCGGCGGTTGAGGCGCATTTTGGGCCGAAGCCGTTGGCGGGCAAGCATGTGCTGGTCACATCCGGGCCGACCCATGAACCCATTGATCCGGTGCGCTACATCGCCAACCGCTCTTCGGGTGCCCAAGGCACAGCCTTGGCTCGGGCGCTCATCGCGGCTGGCGCGCGCGTCACTTTTGTGACCGGTCCGGCAGATGTGGCGCCGCCTTCGGGTGCCGATGTCGTGGCGGTCCAGACGGCGCAACAGATGCACGATGCGGTCCACGCGGCGCTGCCCGCGGATGCCGCTGTTTTTGCCGCAGCGGTTGCCGATTGGCGCGTATCCTCGGCCAGTGATCGCAAGCTGAAGAAATCGAAGGACGGTTTGCCGGTGCTGGAGTTTGCAGAGAACCCCGACATCCTTGCCGGTGTGGCGCAGATGACGGACACACGCCCCGCCCTTGTCGTGGGCTTCGCCGCAGAAACAGATGATGTCGAGGCCCACGCAACAGCCAAGCGCGCGCGCAAGGGCTGTGACTGGATTGTTGCCAATGATGTGTCTCCCGAAACGGGCATCATGGGCGGATCGGAGAATGCAGTGATCCTGATCACTGAGGATGGCGCGGAAACGTGGCCGCGCATGTCGAAACAGGACGTTGCCACGCGTCTTGCCGAACGGATTGGAAACAGGCTGGTCTGATTGCCTCTGGCCACGTCGGGATTTGAGTTTATTTGGCAAGATGAAGATGAGCAGTGTGTCCCTGAAAATCATGCGTGTCGCGGGATCGGATCCCGATATCGCCTTGCCCGCCTACGAGACGGCAGGCGCGGTGGGTGCAGACCTGCGTGCGAATTTCCCGGACCGCGCAGGCCTGACCCTTGCGCCGGCCGAACGCGCCTTGATCCCGACAGGGCTGGCGATGGCGATCCCGCAGGGGTTCGAGGTGCAGGTGCGCCCGCGCTCTGGCCTGGCGCTGAAGCACGGAATTGCGCTTGTGAACAGCCCCGGCACCATCGACAGCGATTATCGGGGTGAGGTGGGTGTGATTATGCTGAACACCGGCAACGAGCCGTTCGAAGTGACACACGGGATGCGCGTTGCGCAGATGGTGCTGGCGCCCGTGGTGCAGGCCGCGTTCGAGGAAACCGACAGCCTGGATGACACGGCGCGCGGTGCGGGTGGCTTTGGATCGACGGGGCGCGGCTGATGCTTTTGGTGTTTCTTCTAGCTGGCGCGATCTGGGGTCTTGGCGTGATGATGAAGGCGCCGCACAACGCGCGGTGGCTGATGATCGGGATTCTCTATGTCGTCGTGCTTGCCCTGCAAGTGGCGCTTCCGGACGGCAACCCGCTGCGGATGGCGACGGGCGAAAGCCCGGCGCTATGGCTGATCCTTGGTGGATTTGCTCTGATCGCGCTCGGGTACAGGACCGTGCTGCGCAAGCTGCGCGGGCGCGCGCAGGAAGAGGAGGCGAAGGCGGCCCCGACATCTCAGGACGGACCGTTCACCGACACGGAACTCGGCCGCTATGCCCGCCACATCGTGCTGCGCGAAGTGGGCGGTGCCGGTCAAAAGCGCCTCAAGGATGGCAAGGTTCTGGTGGTGGGGGCCGGGGGCCTTGGTGCGCCCATCCTGCAATACCTGGCAGCGGCAGGCGTTGGCACCATCGGCGTCATCGACGACGATACAGTCGAAAACAC from Tateyamaria omphalii encodes:
- the gshB gene encoding glutathione synthase; amino-acid sequence: MKIAFQMDPIGAVNINADSSFRLAEEAQARGHSLFFYSPDHLAYQEGRITARGHDFTVQRVQGEHAELSEMREVDLADFDVIWLRQDPPFDMHYITSTHLLDRLKGDAVVVNDPFWVRNYPEKLLVLDFPDLTPPTTIARDLDTIKAFKAKHGDVILKPLYGNGGAGVFRLDANDRNLTSLHELFTGFSREPLIVQKFLPDVSNGDKRVILVDGDPVGAINRVPAEGETRSNMHVGGRPEKIGLSDRDREICTAIGPLLREKGQVFVGIDVIGDYLTEINVTSPTGIQELERFDGVNIAEKIWQAIEAKVV
- a CDS encoding alpha/beta hydrolase — its product is MRPILNQYLRLTEKPHMRRARHPEDLRRSFEAKARLFFHAPWSMRLEWGTLAGGDALWTRPRREASNVTILYFHGGGYVFGSPRTHGAMLASLAHRAAAQAVLPCYPLAPEHPFPAAVDHARAVYDACLATGGPVIIGGDSAGGGLALSLLVSLLTDAAPLPAGVFAFSPLTDLTFSGTSIRDNAQSEVILPAERVDEMADMYLAGADPTDPRASPLFGDFTGAPPVWITAGDTEILRDDSRRIVLRMEEQGVSVTYVEERDLPHVWPIFHNTLPEARQTLMALAAWIEAQTGASAPTR
- a CDS encoding YifB family Mg chelatase-like AAA ATPase, with translation MVARAYTVAFQGVDAREVEVQCAMTPGLPAFSIVGLPDKAVSEARDRVRAALTAMSIALPSKRITINLSPADLPKEGSHFDLPIALSLLAALGILPEDTVEGTVALGELSLDGTLVPVLGALPAAMAAAEQDRGLLCPAGSGAEAAWVDATKVIAAASLGDVVRHYTGQVPLEPAKAGRIASGTGLPDLRDVKGQERAKRAMEVAAAGRHHFLMVGTPGSGKSMLAARLPGILPPLSAMEALETSMIHSLAGLLDAGGISMDRPFREPHHTASMAAIIGGGRGAKPGEVSLAHNGVLFMDEFPEFPRTVLETLRQPIETGEVMVARANNHIKYPCRFMLVAAANPCKCGYLSDASRACGRAPACGDDYLGRISGPLMDRFDLRVDVPPVTYSDLDLPATGDSSAAVAARVEAARKVQAARLDGTGMRSNADLSGGALDDFAAPDAEGRALLTKVADRFGLSARGYHRVMRVARTIADLDGAEDVRKTHVAEAVSYRVGALAPV
- a CDS encoding glutathione S-transferase; translated protein: MTYDLYIGDRTFSSWSLRGWLMLEKFGLPHRTHMIGLYSGTMADDMAPLAPARLVPALKLPDGTVVGESLAMAETLAERHPEAGLWPEGPGARATARWLCAEMVAGFTALRGACPMQLNHVNKGFAVSDAVQMDLDRIETLWAHAAKFKIDGPWLFGTYSLADVFYAPVCARIVGYDLPVSDAARSYCQTAITDPAFKAWRTEGLKVTYDPFPYEMDLPKEPWPA
- a CDS encoding histidine phosphatase family protein, whose amino-acid sequence is MTTWHWVRHGPTHQKTFTGWRDVDADLTDTGAIARLAAHLPDDALIVSSDLARSINTASAIQGNRTRLPHDPALREFHFGVWDGVHFSKVADWHPELSRAYWENPGDHTPPGGESWNTSAARVAMAVRRIESAHPGRDIIAVAHFGVILTQVQAVLGLTAQKVLGHKIDPLSVTTLNRAQGTAERINHAP
- the cobU gene encoding bifunctional adenosylcobinamide kinase/adenosylcobinamide-phosphate guanylyltransferase yields the protein MLPALTLVLGGAASGKSQWAESLILNSGLSPVYLATCRIWDDEMQAKVDLHTARRGTEWVTVDASNGVAAGLASATKDQSVLLDCATMWLTNLMMDEADVIAGQTALLNALNACAAPVVVVTNEVGQGIVPENALARRFREAQGRLNIALAAQADTVWHVLAGLPQLRKGDAP
- a CDS encoding RNA polymerase factor sigma-32, which codes for MALDNVRDMSLSRTAMKAELLDAETELRLAYAWRDERDEAALHRLITAYMRLAISMASKFKRYGAPMNDLIQEAGLGLMKAADKFDPDRGVRFSTYAVWWIKASIQDYVMRNWSMVRTGSTSSQKSLFFNMRRVQARLERESAAAGETLDKHQLRQMISTEIGVPLHDVEMMEGRLSGSDYSLNATQSVDDEGREWIDALEDDSTQAAEKVEHSHDTEQLREWLLTALNGLNERERFIVRERKLREDPRTLESLGQELSLSKERVRQLEAAAFTKMRKALENQSREVHHFLV
- a CDS encoding ChaN family lipoprotein, whose protein sequence is MSTAAMSFSATDWADFDGDLLILGEFHDNPTHHAEQAKALRAVDPKAVVFEMLTPKEAEALAVTPRDPDSMIAATDGFHWSNIADYADVLAASAVIVGAALSRDDMRGAFTDGAAAVFGPQSGAYGLTDPLPEDEQATRELAQFDAHCEAMPLEMMGGMVAAQRLRDAAFARTVIDALDTYGSPVVLITGNGHARMDWGVPLYISRVRPELDVTSVGQGERQEPPEGVYSWTLNGAASPDRGDPCAVFNKTD
- the coaBC gene encoding bifunctional phosphopantothenoylcysteine decarboxylase/phosphopantothenate--cysteine ligase CoaBC, translated to MLQDKRILLILTGGIAAYKGLDLIRRLRERGVAVTPVLTRAAEQFVTPLSVSALAGEKVYRDLFDLTEEAEMGHIQLSRSADLILVAPATADIIAKMAQGRADDLASTLLLATDTPVMIAPAMNVRMWDHPATQRNLAQIAGDGVAVVGPNDGDMACGEFGPGRMSEPLEIVAAVEAHFGPKPLAGKHVLVTSGPTHEPIDPVRYIANRSSGAQGTALARALIAAGARVTFVTGPADVAPPSGADVVAVQTAQQMHDAVHAALPADAAVFAAAVADWRVSSASDRKLKKSKDGLPVLEFAENPDILAGVAQMTDTRPALVVGFAAETDDVEAHATAKRARKGCDWIVANDVSPETGIMGGSENAVILITEDGAETWPRMSKQDVATRLAERIGNRLV
- the dut gene encoding dUTP diphosphatase — encoded protein: MSSVSLKIMRVAGSDPDIALPAYETAGAVGADLRANFPDRAGLTLAPAERALIPTGLAMAIPQGFEVQVRPRSGLALKHGIALVNSPGTIDSDYRGEVGVIMLNTGNEPFEVTHGMRVAQMVLAPVVQAAFEETDSLDDTARGAGGFGSTGRG